The Theobroma cacao cultivar B97-61/B2 chromosome 2, Criollo_cocoa_genome_V2, whole genome shotgun sequence genome includes the window GAGAAACATCTAGTAGGATCTTGTGTATTGGCCATTCCAGTTTTTGATGCCTGGGACATATTGCTTTGATTGGTACTGGTTTAGGGCTTTAACTCTgtgattttgaaattgaagctattcaaaacacacacacacactctGAAATTGAAACTTTCATAACCACTCCAAGTTTGCCCCATACCTGAACGTCCAAACAGATGCAGTTACACCAgctatttaaaaatttaccatttctttttcaagcAAAAGACTTTAAACCCTTTCCTGAAGGCCtatagaatcaaaataataataaagaaaactgCTTtagcttttatctttcttttgatTTCTACGAGGAATTTAGGGTTCCTAAACTTTCTTTAAACAGTTAGAAAATCACATAAATATGAATTTGTTTGACTCTCCTAAACTATAAGTTGCTGAGAAGCTGTACGTGTTTAGGTATATTGTTTTCTGAATTTGAAAGGTGAATTTTAAGaacttttttattcttttacatattaattttagcatttttttttttcctttcccctGTTTTACATGAATGCTTATTGTCTAAAATTCATATGAagtgttttcattttttttctgtgTTTTATGATCTGATTTTTGATTGTCAATTtgcaaaattatgattttgattaCAATCCAAATCTTGATGATATGTCTTGCTTCCAACCTATGCTCTTGTGGTTATATGTAGTATTGCTGTGGGATTCTATATTCTTCTAAGAGCTGTGGACCGCTATGCTGCAAATTTCAACAGTTTTCCTGGGCAGTTTGATGGGTAAGCCTaactctttttatttcttccttCTGTTAGTATCATAACCTGAGTTTGCATGCTAACTATGTGGTTATTCTTTTCCAGTGGAATGGATGAGGATATATCTCGGTTAAAAACTACAGCTGTTGGCCTACTTAATGATTTTGGTTGCAATGGCTTAACATTGACAGAGGACCTTATAAATGAAATGTGTCGATTTGGTGCTGCAGAGCTCCATGCAGTCGCTGCCTTCATTGGAGGAATTGCATCACAAGAGGTGATCAAGGTATAGCATCTTAGTCTTTTTATCAGCTATGTGTTTCAAGTGCATGTTGCCATGGTCTAAATGGAGGCAGTTatgaaaaaatgattttggttTTGCATAGTTCTTATTCCGTGGTGTTCTTATAAGTGCCCTAAATTGCATTTGTTGCAGCTTATAACGAAACAGTTTGTTCCCATGTCTGGCACTTACGTATTCAATGGGATTGATCACAAGTCTCAGTTGTTGTCTCTGTATTAGATCTTCAAGCTAGCAATTGTTTGAAGTAGTAAATGGTATGTTTGCATCGTATCTGGTGCAACTACCTTGTGCCATATCTATTTCAATCGAATACATGTTCTCAACTTCTGGTTTCACCAGCAGATTCCATCGTGAGATGGGATGGGCAATTTCATATGCAGGTATAGCTTTGCTGCTCCATTTTATAAAAGGTTTTTGGGATTGAGGCATTATTTGCACCATTGCAAGGCAATAGCTGTGGTTTGATGGAGAGATTTTAATGATACTATAGTTCATGTAACCTGATTAAAATCGAGTAGGGAAGAGAAAAACAGGGAACGGAGGATAATTGAAGAGTACGAAAGATCTCAACATTTAATTTGTTGAACAGAGTTAAAGCAATGCTAATGTTGGCGTTAGTTATTCACCTCCCCCACTCCTCTGTTATCTTCTACTGTTTTTTCTTTGAGGGAAtgatttttgtcaattttttgCCATTTGGTGCCCCTGGCGATTCAGGTTTCAAGTTAGCGGACTTGGAAGATGAAACTTGGCCCAGATAATTTCTGATGATCTGGTGACAAGtatgtttttcttgttaaaaaattgaaaaaaaaataaaagaaaatggtaAATGGAAATCACTGgacttcaaaaagaaaactatttaaaaaaaaaaaaaacaagtctAAATAGAGATACGGCATGATAGATTGAAATTTGTAAGGGTGAGTAATTAGGTGGTTCGGTCAATTCGATTTGTCATATTTACgtaaaataaatgataaaaaaaatgtttaaaaaatcaattaaaatcgAATTGATTCGATGGAGTtggttttaaataaaaaaggttaaaattttattatttttttaaatcacaatattaacaatatttaaataatttaaacattaaaaaatataacatttgtCTTACAATAACTtagttataaatatatattttatataaatttaaaatttaaaataatatatataatattaatttatttttttgatttgtttgatttcaaatttttaaaattgaaaatcgactaagagcttgtttggctttaatttttttttatcttaagaTGTAGTATGAagttcttataaaaaaataataacttttaaaattaagttaaaatagtttaattgaattaagctaattaataattttacatcAAATGCAACGGGCAACGTATTTTAATATTCTAAATCACTGTACGTCTGGATTTATAATTCTATATTGAcctaaaatttcaattccttCCCAATAGGAATAACTGAATATGAATATATGCCCAATGCTCACATCCTCTTTCACAAGTGCTTCTGCCACCATTATCAGTTGTAATTCTTATTCTGCAGCCATTAATCCAACTCTCTCCTTGTTTCCAATTCAACCATGAAGATATCTCTTTCATTCAAGTTTTTGTTCATTGTGCTTTTGCTCTCCCAAAACATCAAACAATCCTATCAACAGCTTCCTGACGGTGAAGATGTCCCCAAGAATTACCATCAACTCGACCTCCTTCAAGTCACAGGACCTGAAAGCATCGCCTTCGACTGTAAAAATCAAGGACCTTACGTTGGTGTTTCTGATGGCAGAATACTCAAATGGCATGGACCACGTCTTGGTTGGAAAGAGTTTGCCATTCCTTCTCCAGTAAGGTATGTACATTCTATCATCCAGCATGCATGGACACAcatgtttttctttcctcaattattcactatttcttctttgaaaCAATAACAAACTGATTAATTGctagtttcttttatttattgggTCAGGGATGGGAAGCTCTGCGATGGATCGACAAATCCAAACCCTGAACCAATCTGCGAAGGCCATTGGGTCTGAAATTCAACTATGCGACATGCGACCTCTACATCGCAGACGCATGCTTTGGTCTGCTAGTGGTTGGACCCAACGGTGGCGTGGCTCAACAACTTGCAACTTCAGCTGAAGGAGTCCCTTTCAGGTTTACAAATGGTTTAGACATTGATTCCACGACAGGGGTGGTCTATTTCACTGATAGTAGCATTTTCTTCCAAAGAAGGTACCTCACTTTTACTCTCTCTCTTCCCTATTCATCATATTCCCTCCCccattttttgtatatatctTATTAATTGGTACcaaattcacaaaataataataaaaaaaaaagtgaagagAGGACTGGGGAGgctaatttgagtttaaatattttgggttctatatataagatttttattcaaactattataatttattttcaataataaaaaaaaaaactaattgcTTATGTGGTTGTGTAGGTATTACTTGTTATTAAGAATAACGTCTAACAGAAGTGGACTACTACTTAAATATGAttctcaaataaaaaatgtatcCGTAATGTACAGAGACTTGGCGTTTTCAAATGATGTAAACTTTAAATGCAGATAACTCGTATCTTCTAGTTGCAGAATCAGATATCATTCAAAGGAATAAGAATGGAGAATTCTGGGTAGGACTCATAAGTGGAAGATCAGGAAGGATTCAGAATGATGCCTACACCAAGCTTCCAGATCCTGTTGGAGTCAAGTTCGATcaagaaggaaaaatgttgaaaCACATCtgatgttgaaatttatgaattGACTGGAACATTGTACATAGGTTCAGTAACCAAACCCTATTTAGGCATCTTAGATGCATAGAATTTTTTGGAGACAAAAcgcttctttttttattttattttatttataaataatttgttttgCATTTTACATTGATAGATACCTTGATGATAGCTGTTTTAGTTTCCCACTTTCCCCATCTTTTCCAATTCTAAGAGTTTTGCATATGCTTACCAGAAATAGAAGTTTCCAGTTCATTCACAAGTTCCATATATCATCAACATTATATGCTTCAACTAGCCTGCCTGGGATTAGAGTGCTTTTTGCCGTCTATGCTTCAAAAACTTTGATTGTAAATATCCACCAGAAAATGATTGATTCAAACATTTAAGACGTAGATAAAAGAGTTTACATAACTAAATTTTCCTACTCTATTCTCAAACTCACCAAAACATTTATAACAATGTGTCAATGAGCCGCAATGGTTTTGGCACTAGGACTAGATTCGGATCAAAAAGAATTTTGCCAAATACTGAATCACTACGGCAGTGCTTCCAACCTTCCGGTGGAGCAAAAATTGTAAACCAATTTCCATCCAGGAAACCTGTATGCACTAGATAATTGTGAAAAACAACAGTCAGAAAGCTTAATCCAACTCGAACTCCATACGTATTGCAATCTCAACAATATCATGGTTTGGAATGAGGGAAAAAGAAACACACCCCAGATAACCATCACTAATGTTCAAGCCTCTTTCCTAGTTATCCTGTCATTTTAACAAAGGGATAATGATTAGAAACAATGGACTAGAAAAAGTACTCCCAAGAGCAACCCGAAACCTTAATATTCTAAAAACTACAAGATAAATAGGCCTGTCGTAGAATTTAAACTTTTCTACAGAAccgaaagaaaaaaaataaacaaaacacACAAGGCAAAAGTTCTAGGGTCGAAAGTAACTAGGATAAAAGCTGAGCAACAAACAAATAAGTATAGTCCAAGATTAATCTaagtaaaaggagacaaaTGTTACCCAAATATCACTTCATACAACCTTAATCAAACCGATTAAAGGAGTAAATTTAACCCAAGTAGGTCCCATGTCCGACCACACCAGCATATCATTGCAGTCATAATACTGAATCTTAGCAGAATTTGACCCGAAACACATTAAAGCAAAGAAAGACAGACAGCAGAAGAATAATATATCCTACAAGTTAGGAGCTTTAAACTTCATTTTGAGAGGGCCACATGTACCAATGATTCAAATCACAGCACAATAAATAGCAAAATACAAGGTTCTATGCCAAAATAACATTGATGAGCAGTAGAACTTCCTCACCTGAAGCAATAAATACCCAAAGCTGCCGTAATTTCATGAACAACTGATGTGGCAAAGTGTAAGTAGAGTGATGCTGTtttgagaaaaagagaaatatcAGGCAACATATaacaacataaaaataaaatgatagcACAGAGCTTTGAACTGACAGAGAGATAAAGATGCTAACTTATAATAcaaattaatgtttaaaaattaatagatcTCATTTTAAACCACAACCAAACTCCTGTCTTTATATTGCCAAACAAAACCTATTCCAGAACTAGTTCAGAaataaatagattttttttggtcaaataaatttattaatagaTGTAGGAAAAAAGTTGCATAGAGTACCAAATCCATGCTTTTTACTCCCATAAAAATGGGTTTGAATGACATGGGGATCAGCCAGATTAGGTAAACATGCTAAAAGTCTAGAAGATGCCTAAAACCCTTAAATAAAATGACTAAAGAAGGCAGCAATCATACCTGTGAATACACAGTAACCAAGAAGAACCCAGACCTCATCAACTAAAGGAACACTGGAGTAAAAGAGGGAAAACAACAATTAGCATTCATGTCCATGataaacaacaactaaaacAGCATGGCACTGTATCAGGTCGCAAGCAAAATCGAACTAACACATACCCATCATTCAGTCTAGCTGTAAGAGCATTTGCAATTGCCAATGGAAGATACAAGAGTGACTGCAAGAAAAACATGTAATCAAGTCCTTCAAAAagtagttaaaaaaaaaaaatcttggcCTCTTAAAGACAAAAATCACTGCTCctgtaaataaaataacataaaaatttaagtaCAAGTATAAATCCTTATACATGGAATCAGAAATAAAGAGTGAAGCAGTATTTTCAAAGGTGTAAAATTCTATGGCACTAGTTTATTGAACTCCAAAGCACTAAAAAAGGAGGGTAAAGGTGCAGAAGAGACATGCTGCTCACGTTCATCTCAATTCAGGATTCACTTAACTCAAGCTTGTTTGCTAAAAAGCCAAACTCAAGCTTAAAGTAAGGCTGGCTTAATTTATCATGTTCAACCCTGAACATAATGAAGCTCAATTGGGAGTTCGATACTCTATCTAGtataaataaatgataatattaatgtaaaagTTTTATTAGGATCCTTATTTAAGAACAAGTAAACTTTTTCAACCTCAGTTGAGTTTAGTTTATCATCAAGATCATTCAAAGTCAAGCTGACCTTGACAAATCTGTCACAAGCTAAAGTGCAAGCCTGCAATTTTTTAGGCTTGCAAGAAGCTTGGATTGGCTTGAGCTTGATTATATACGTTAGAAGCCAAGCctaagcttctcaaagctcAGCTATATTAAGCCTCTACCCACATTGATTTGATCAGAATATGCATACAAAAGAATGCTACATACCATGCACATGTTAGTTTTCAATCCCTTGGGTTCATCACACAAGTGAGCCAAAATCATCCGTCCCTGTCAAAACAATTTTCCCTCAGTAACCACGTAAATAGGAATTTGTCTTCCTACCTTATCAGTGCtcaataaatgattttaagtgcTGTCAGAGAAATAGAACACTAAAGCCTAAGAAACAACTATAACACAAGCCACATATTCAGAAGAAAATATAGAAGTGTTGGGAAGtcgaaaaagaaataaagaaaacaatatATAGGTAGACAGATAAACAGAAAGATACACACAAAAGTCATATACACAACACTTAATAACACATGCACAAATACTTTAACACTGAAGCATTCAAAGCTTATAAAGGGAGCCACTAAGAGTAAAGCCCCAAGATGGACACCGGAGTTCATATTAACACCCCTCATCCATAGAGTTGTgggagcaaaagaaaaaattcaaaataaataactctgaaaattttcatttggtGCACAAGAGTTTGTAGAGATGAGTAAGacaaagaaaatcaataatgcACTTTAAAGTGATGGAAACAGAAGCAGTAAAAGACTTTAAAGTGATGGCTTCCTTAGGTTTCATATATAGAAATTATTAAGAGAAAAGATGAGCGAGTGAGTgaaaagagagagggagagagagaaacagagaggaaaaataaggaaatagaaataactTCCCTAGGATTCAACAGCATcctatattaaaataaaaaaaaaggttatataattacaaaatattcacTCTTAAAAATAGCATTGGCTCATTTTAAGCATTCAAACAACCGGCATGCAAGCAAGCAAGGAATTGTCTGCAGTTGTTGACAAGCCAAATTGTCTACAAAGATATTGTTCTAAACATATTTGAATCAGTGTCACCAGTTTCACTTATAGGTGCCAGCAACAGTCATAAAGAGGGCACATGACACACTAAAGCATTTAAACTAGGAATttagaaatattagaaaattCCGATAACAAGCAAACCTTACCACAAGGAACCCAAAAGCAAGTCCAGTTCCCAGTATAATTAAATGTGGGTAATTTCCCATAATATCAGAGGGAGACAAATAATCCCTTCAAAGTATTAAAAAACCACGTAAGTCCAATATGCacaccaaaaaggaaaaaactaaCACcgctaaaagaaaaaaggacaGGTTCAATTTACCAAACCAGCACTCCTCCCATGAGTACAGCAAAGGGGTAAAGCTGACAAACAAGAACACAAAACATCTATTAAGCATTTAAGCATATACGgaatgaagaaagaaacacATAAAAAGTTACAGAATTACCATGGCTAATGCCAGTAACATGCTTCCTTTTCTTGCCTGAACAACCTTATGGACATTGCTTATACTGCAAAAGAAACCGTACAAGCACATTAATGAAGCTTACGCTTATATTAACCAAAGAGCTGTAatatcaacaaaataaaaaccctAGACTGATAAGACAAGGCCTCAAGCGTAGAAACCACAGCCTCTGCAGTTCGTATGGGGCCTGCAGAGCTAAAATCTTTTGGCAGTCATCAAATATTTGGATTTCAAGGCCATGAGTTGGGAATAAAAAAGGTCATTGATGATGAGAATGCAATAAGATCATGTTACTCAGCCTAATAGTCAACAGCTCTAGTGTAGTGCTACAAGAATGCCAAAAGAAAGCATGAGAAGCTTCAGCTGTAAAACCAGACTAAAACTGGCTAAAGAAAAGTAGACAATGTGCTGCAAAAGGTCAAAGTAACTAAGTCTAATAGTCCATAGCTCTGGTGTAAGGCTACAAGAATGCCACAAAGAAAGTATGAGAAGCTAAAATCATGAAAGCCAGAACTAAATTTTAACCATTTTAAGATGTGGATAGCCACTTACTTGAAAGCAACTGTTGGTATAACACCgaatgctatcatcacatacAGCACAGCTCTGTATGTTGGAATTTCTAATGccaaaaagggaagaaaaactaaataaataacaacaaTAGTTAAAGAAAAGATGGAAAAAGGAACAAATAAACCAATAAGATCCAAAAATCCAAGgacaacataaaaaaaaagaagtaaaaagcaCAATTTGCTGAGCTTGACTTGCATTTCTtaagacaataaaataataaatataaataactaATCAAATATAAGATACCTATACAGATAATGTGGTCAGCAGctaacaatttaaaattgtaaTCCAACATTTACAACTAGATTCTGGAAACAAAGGACAGATACTTAGAAATACCATATACATCAAAAAGCaaatgataaagaaaaaaaaaaaatagaacaaGATTGTACAATAAGAACACTGCTGGAACAGCTACAACACCAAGATAAGGTATTGAATGAAGAATAAAATGACAATCACATATTGTGAAGTCAAATGAGGAGCAATTTCATGACTGAATCTAGTGATTCATAACAAATTTGTCTCTGTGACAGCTCCAATATTACCAGAACATCAGAGTACTAAatcttttgaatttgttttatcAAATCATTTCCATCTATAGTTTCACCCATTATCCATTGCTATTAATATAACTAGCATGAGGGCTGCATTTGTACTTTCCCAAATGTAAAAGGTATTCTCAAAAAATGAGATCCATCAAGCAATATGAAGAAGAGTGGCAGAATTCAACTAGCTATTGATCATATTCAAGaacacaaaagaaagaaaactttaaattaaaacCATCATATCTTATAATTCATATTGATTACTTGTAATTCATGACAAAATGTCCCTAAGATCCCCCAAATATTGCATTTATAGTATTTGTGCAGTGTCGACTAATAAAGACATTAGCTGATGATTGTTCAATTGCAAATGAAATATcacataattaaaaacttaCCATTAACAAAAGGTACCCAACTGAACAAGGGCATGGACTTCCCGAATTGCTGAGCCCACCATTGGGCACCTTAAGGGAAACAAGAAAGACAAAGCAGtcagaaaagtgaaaaatagaagaaaaatatataatgaaagttcaaaatttcaatGCATGACATCCAAGTAAAAGAAAGGTTTCACAGTACAGGTTGTTGAAGGCAGAAATAACACATCAAGTGAGGTAGCATACCAACAATTGCTGTCATAAAGTGGCATGTATATATCAGTGCAAGACCCTCAGTAGGCCCATTAATTACAGGAAGGATAAGCGTGTTGGTGAAATAGCtgcataaaaaaaagaaaaataacagATGTATCAGCTGTGCTAACTTTCAACTGTATGCTACAAAAACCgcattataaattatatgcctttctaaaattttacatagTAAGGACAGAGACATGCAAGAGAAATACATATCAAACGGTATCATTAGAATACCTCAAATATACACATCAAGGAAATTATTGCAAAATTCTCTCAACCAAATTACCCAACAAAAAATGGTGGAGGTTGCAAGGAAATGAGCAATGAAGACAAAACTTATAATGCCTTTGTAGAATAATCCAAGTGATTGAAGGATTGCACAAGTATGGCCTGGTTTCTTACAagggaaacaaaagaaaaaaaaaataaagtgcATTTTGGATTACTTACTGTTCCCATGTAGCCCCATAAAATGGAACAGCTGAAATTACCCAGAACCAGAAACTGTCCCTTCCACACATGGCAGTGCTCCCAAAAGCCAAGGTTTCAAACTGCAAAAAGGATCAGTCTCATATAATGGAAGAATTTTATTAGCCTTTGAATTGTTCTGCAATGAAAAAGTTAAACACATACCGCACATGCAAGCGCATCACACCCTGCAACATTTTAGGAACaccaaacaaaataattacatCAGAATTTGTTCTAAATGTAAGTAGCAAGTGATGGAGAAAAGACATGATAAAGTGAAATTACCATGGTCAAAAAGCTCTCCAAGTGGACTAGAGGAGTTTGTCCTTCTAGCTTGCTTCCCGTCAACAGCATCAAAAGTCTAGCATGTAATTACTAATACGTCAAAAAGAACCCATACAgaaaataaatagtaaaatattCACACACTCATCCCCCTTCCCAAACACACCAAGGGAAAAAGGAGAAggaattttcaaaacattgcCAGCAAGAAGGAAGAGCAAACCTGATATAAAAATAGTAGTAACCCATGTGCAAAATGAACCCATCTTGGTGGGGGTGAATCCAAGTGAGGGGAATAAATCTGAAACAGTAATAGAAATAGAAAACTGAATGGAAAGATTATAGCAAAAGAACATGTATCATTCTCCTAAGCCTTCCAAGACACCATCATACACACAACCAACACGTTCACTGAAAGATAGTATTTGCACATGAGAACAACATTAATTAAACAGACATGTAAGGCAACACCAGTTGTATATCAAACATAGAAACTGCCATTAGAAGAAGTGAAATTTATTTCTATCTAAATCGCAAGTgcatgagaaaaagaaagaaaatttatagtTTTGCAGGTTAAATCAACATACACATGCCCTTCTCAccatataaatatcatttacaTACACTACCACTTGGTCCACTTCTAATCACAATTAGCCTTAAAACTctcattttaagtcattcatTACACAGATTCcaatttcaaaaaaacaaaaaacaccATGATTACAAAAACTAAGATTTCATAAATGAATTTCAGCTtataaatcaaatcaaatacgCACAAAATCCAATCCAACCAAGTCATCAGGAAATGACTAGAATAGAAATTATAGAAGATAGACCACACAATCCCATCTCCTTAAGTCAGAAAGTTAGAAGATGTTCATTGATTGACATAAATTGAAACTAAAGATCATCACAAAGGGGCTTTCCACGATGATGTAGACATTTAATGAAATAGAAGTTGCagaaaataatactaaaacTTCCAGACAAGTGATAACATCTTGAGTCAAAAAAAGGTTTGACCATTAAGATTcagaaatcaaaataaatatggCATTGAAGAAATTAAGTAGTGAGAGAGTTTCCCACTTACATAGCCAAGCAGTGCAGATGTAACCAAGAACATAAACCCTGTAAGTGTTATCTTGAAAAACAAACGCATAACAAATTAGTAATCAAATAAGCAGAGTAATGCATGCATGTACATATAAATATGCCTACCTACGAAAATATTTTCCATGGGTtcatatatgtgtatatatgttAACTGAAATCGTAATTTAGCGTAGTAAGCATCACATACCATGTTTGGTCTGTAAAAAATGCCAAGCCAGATGcatacacatgtacaaacaaataTACATTAGTGCCAGCAAATATcacaaaaaagggaaaatactTAAACGTTCAATTGAAGCACGTGATCatgattaaaacttaaacttTAAAACAGAGATAATTTCATTCCCTTCCTCTAAGCTTAATACTATATCAAATAGCACAATCCAACTGCATATACAACTGAGAAGTAGTAACTATCATACAGGTATAAACAGAAACACTTCTTTCCGCCAAAGGCTGACAAAAACAAGCATCAAATAAAAGTATGGGTATTCAAAGCAAGAAAAGGTGAAGAACTCACGGCATCCAAAGAGGAAAGAAGTTGACAAAGCGGCTCCAAAAGGGTTGCAATACATATTTAGCAAGGTAAGAGTGATCCACACCACTGTATTTGTATCTATGCAAAGCTGCTACTCCATGTGCCCCTATATAGCCCATCCTTCCTTTTTCACAAAATTTCTAAAACCTGCTAATACTGAACAGAAAAATCATGTGATTTCAGTAATCCAAGAAATTAGGTATTGATAAATGcctcaaaacaagaaaaacacGAAAACCCAACAAGGAAATTAAGAGAAACGATTGAAAACTTCAATgagataaatttaaagaaatacCCATGTTGATTTTGACCAAAAagatttactttttaaaacCATATTCTTAAGATTCCAAGAACTTTGGATACAGAGACTACATAAAGATTTCATTTACTTTACTAACCGAAAGttgaagaaaagataaaaagaacaGAGATATAAAGAGATGGGTTAGTCCAAATCTTGCAATAAAAAAtggattttgaattgaaaatatgGAACAAAATGATcatcaaatgaaaattaaagcagATCCGAGGCTTAAAAGCAGGCAATGAAAACA containing:
- the LOC18610102 gene encoding choline/ethanolaminephosphotransferase 1; translated protein: MGYIGAHGVAALHRYKYSGVDHSYLAKYVLQPFWSRFVNFFPLWMPPNMITLTGFMFLVTSALLGYIYSPHLDSPPPRWVHFAHGLLLFLYQTFDAVDGKQARRTNSSSPLGELFDHGCDALACAFETLAFGSTAMCGRDSFWFWVISAVPFYGATWEHYFTNTLILPVINGPTEGLALIYTCHFMTAIVGAQWWAQQFGKSMPLFSWVPFVNEIPTYRAVLYVMIAFGVIPTVAFNISNVHKVVQARKGSMLLALAMLYPFAVLMGGVLVWDYLSPSDIMGNYPHLIILGTGLAFGFLVGRMILAHLCDEPKGLKTNMCMSLLYLPLAIANALTARLNDGVPLVDEVWVLLGYCVFTASLYLHFATSVVHEITAALGIYCFRITRKEA